Sequence from the Acropora muricata isolate sample 2 chromosome 10, ASM3666990v1, whole genome shotgun sequence genome:
tttttttaaaatggtttcatCATTCGACCTTTTCGTAGCTTTTTAGGAAAAGGATAACAATTCAGGCGCCACACAGTCGCTTTGTaacttttcttattttattaaCGGTATGGTTACAGAGTTTTCTTTGTCTAGTTTCGTCGAAATCACAAAGAATTATATTCTCTGCCCTCGTGTTTCGTAGACTCTTCAAATTCATGTATAGTTTCCAGGAGAAAAGGATGAGTTAAAACACATGGCCTGGTCCTTATCAAGCTAAAAGTTCATAAACGTCTTAAATTGGGGAAAATACTCACTACACAGCAACTAAGGAGGAACAAAAAGAGAGATTTAATTGCAGCTCTTCGATCTAGGGGGTGTTTATTGACAATGGCGGCTTAGGCCTTCAAGGTCGACCCTAAAACGCTCAAGATATTGTTATATTGAACGAAAAAGCATGTGAAAGAAAATTCTCCTCTCCTAATTGAAACTAGTCATGCACTATTTCGATTACTCGCCCAACTTTGGTAACCTCGCGGATTTATCCTTTAATTCTGGAAAACATTTTTCGAATTCCGCTAAACTTTTCCGGCCTTTTTAAAATCCCTctggaaaaaagtgaaaacgATTTTTCAACTGGAAAATGATCGTTTGCAAAATTTGCCCTCTATTATcttcaaaccattttttaaaGATAGCCGTACAAATAAGGAAATCGCAgggaaagaaaaggaagaccTTTGGCGAATAAACGTTGCCGGGTCTTTTCAGACACGCTCCCGCACTGAATCGTATATAATTGACACAAGAACGcgtgtcatttcttttgtaattaCGGCAGTTTCGTTTTAACAAGTGCTTTTTGTTTTACTGGGGAAATCTTGTACAAAAGGAGTTTTCTATTTGTTGTCAGATATCAGTGGAAACACGCAACATGTCTATTCTTCAACCATATtctattttattgtttgtttatcCTGGTATCGCGTGCCACTGAAACAACTAATTAATGTTAATCTTTGGTAAAGTAGCTCGCAGTAAGGCGCCGGCTGGGGAGTAAATATAGCTTTTGTGGCACGAGCGTGTGCCATGTTTCAACGTCAAGCTGCGTTATTGATGAccattatttgattctcatttgcGCATGTGTTGATGTTCACTGAGCACGTGTTGGAAGGGCTGGGAGGCTGTTTCATGTAGAACAACGTGAAACCGCCCACTAGTTGCCATGGTGTCACAGATACGAATTGCGgtaaaaaacttgaaaaagaaatagGCAATTCTCTCATATTTAATGGGCGCTTGATTATTATAATGACGGGATTAGCTACAGCAATGCCACCTAAAACGTCATCCAAAGTATAAGTTTCCAGTATCACAAGTAATTCGCCAATAATAAGGCTTTCTCCTCATTCACCTTCTCTAACAATAGTTTCGTTTTCATCCTGATACAGAATGACCGATTTGTTGAGTCACACATCACACGCGAAGCACGATCATTTTTCCTTACTAAACCAGTAATGTTGGCGTTGCCGTGGTCGTGGGCCTTGCTTAAACCCTGTGATAGGAGGTTTAAGATTTGCCGACGGCAGCGTCAACGACAACACcaaaaatcattgatttgattggttgaatggggaaaataatcgtgctgcacgggcggcacgctttttggtgcaatttctTGAGCAGTCCGcaaaacgacgacgtgaaacttttatttttgagcctctggcgacaacgcgagccctcagcagtaaatctttcattctttgcctttacatgaaaactattcgtgccaagcaagcgaaagtgcactaaGCCTATTTTGTACATGACCAAGAAGAAATAACggcaaaacacttaacttaaCGAAAactctattttaatgtgacgttttcgttgtagttgccgtcgtagcttcttaaactctctatcaACTCTCAACTCTTTATCACAGTTGATGTGACACTCTCAACTCTTTATCACAGTTGATGTGATGAAGTTGAAAGGCAGCCTAAGCTAACAAAATCCTCCTTTCTTTCCACTTAAAATACATTGTCTATATCGAATGTGTTAATACCCTAATAAcacagagggcaaaattactgaatgctgattggtcaatgaagagattattttttcttaattttgctttgtgaagagggcaaaattactcgctcacgattggtcctcaggttgcctagcaacagcttatttaATCgggaagttgtttttctgtaacaatggcatCTCGTTTCGAGacagttgacgaggaatatgtCGAAGAATTAAGGGACAacagcgaaaatgaaaacacgaagaatagcaCGGAGGGGTGAGAGaccgttttcaaaaagtggacGAATGAAAGAAACACTTCAAGCAAATTTaaaagagtacgagaacgatgtccccGATTGTcaaccaacgattgtcgcagttttaagcattcagaaattcagtaattttgccttctatgttattaaaaagtaatcgcaatgaatcctcgtaaaattaaggattaatatcacttgtgttttcagaagttggtgaaattgcccgagtcccTGCGCAACTCgggcaataggccatttccgagttcatctcaacctccatttcaaatcgaggctaagtgcgacgtcattgttatgaaaatcagttttcattcatattgaaattggaactaattaccataacaacaatTTCGCACCTAGACTCGTTTTGAAAGGGAGACTGAAGGGTAGtgggaaatggcctatttcagCAACgtttgaaaacacaagtgatattaatccttaactttactcgcccccatgctattacctatacaaattattCGTATGAAAAAGtatttaacttgtttttctcCCTTTGATTAGGCGAAGATACAGTCCCTATGAACAGAGAGAGAGCGTCCCCAATAGTCCCCAGTCTTCGTTGCCTGGAATTTGCTTTGTACCATCAAGAAGTTTGGATAGAACAGCAGGGTCTTCGCACAATCATATCTCATCTCACTTTAGACTACAGAGCTTGTCCCACTTCTGAGAAGGGCATGCATCGTCATGAGTCAGCGGCAGCGAATGAAGTCACACAAAATGGTGATTAGAAGAGCAACGTGAATTACGCGCATGCGTGTTGCTGGAAGAGATCAGACTTGAATGCAATCCAGCTGGAGCAAGTTAAAGGACACCGTAGAAATAAAGCGGAGGTCCACAATTTGAGGCCAAACAAGGAGATAAAGAACCCTCCATGGAAATCAGAATTTGCAATACGTAGATAACTCACCAAGCGATTCGAAACGTCATCATCACCCAGGCATTCCTAAGACATTTAAGCAAATCAAGGCTATAGTGCATTTGGTGCACGAGGAGGTTTCGCCGGGGACTACTGAAGTTTCTAATTGGTCGGCGCATGATAGAAGAATTATAGGACATTGTGAACGCCCATATATCGCAAATTTTATGGGGTCACCTAAATTGTTCTTTTCCAACAGAAAATAAAAGATAAGCAAGATTAATTGCATACGTCAATTAAAGAAGCACAAAATGAAATTGCTTATCTTCTAGTTTATGTTCGCGTTGCAGAAAACCTTTTAGAGACACTTCAGtgattgttttgaattttggcttATTTGTTCTAGCCTGTAGGTATGAAATAACTAAAACACATGAGGTGACCAGCATTGAAATGCttctttcaacattgttttCACACCAGTAACTTACCTGTGTCACGCTCTTAATGTATATATTTACTTGCGTTACCGATTTCGTTATACTGTTCTCGACTTATCTGGTTATCATGCTAAAAAAGTTGCAGTGGATAGATTTTTGCCTCAACTATAAGATTAATAATAAAATGAGAGTCAATAAGTTTAAGAAGTTGTCTTTGACTCTTCCGAAAGTCGGCAGAATTTGAAGCCACTCCCTCTGTAAAAACGTTCCGAATATATGAACAGAATGCGAATTATGTACTTAAGCCCTTCGAATGCACCTTTTTATACGGTCAGAGAGAAACATTATGCATTGAAATTCTGTGATGTACTTTAACTTGTTCATAACCACTTAGAGACGTCATTCATTTGGGATGTCGCCCTCGGAAAGCCTTCTCTCAAACCACGTCAGTTGTATGTGTTCACAGATGTCTACCACTGCCACTGGTCAAAATTTGGGCAAAACTGAATAGTCTCTCCACGCCAAAAAGACGGGGCCGTCTTCGCGGGGAAGACGGCAAGCCCCTCATAAGCACTAGACTGTCAGTAAGAAGACGTGAAAGAGAACTGGTCCTGGTGCCGGCAACAGAGAAGGTGGGATAGAGGACAGCGGAGAATGGACAAGCACGTCCGCATGTCAAGCAGTTCTCTGCGCTGGCCCGTGACAGGTCCCAGTGGAGGGAGATCTGCAAAAAGGCTTCCAGGGGCCCGAAACTTTACGGGCGCATTTCTGGTGACATGATTCTCTTTGTgttttcaaaacgaaggcgtctcgtgGCACGAAActctgcagttattttaatttttattccctttacaacatatgaaaagatcagcGTTACaaaataagcgggtcggagtttgacgaatggcttttcgggactttcgagaaacgggccccaggatcGCCGTCCTTTACcgtcaaaatggcggccggTTGGAAGAAAACGTGTGTTGTCCTTGCTAGGTTTCCTAAGCTCAGAGAAAGTATGGGGGAGTACGCAATATAATGTGCGTAAACAGTTTCCAAGAGTACGGTCAACGGATCGCAGAAGGGAATTAGATAGCCTGACCAGGACAAAACTCattgaatgaaaacaaatgaaatactTCAAGATTACTTTCAGTTACCGCTTGACTTGAAATGCTTTCATTTATTTCATACAATATTCTAGGCTGAAGTTTACAAAAGAAGAGCAGTTAGTCTCTTCGAAGAGGAAACACTTCCTCTGTGGTACCATCTATCGTGATAACACTGATGATTACTGCATCACCAGTGTAAATATCTCTCTCAGCAGCTGCAGTGAACACATCTTTCACCAGGAAAACCGCTTTATCTTTCGTTAATGGAACTTCCGTCACTCCCTGTTGGTTTTTGAatccaatctgaaaatttcacggttattaaattattattactcaaTCGGAGCGCGTTGGAGATGAGATAAacaatttaataataaaaagtcGGGCAAATTGCGTGCTGGAATTGTGGTGTACAGTTGATCAGATCACAACCAAAAGTTATCAACCGCTGGCTAAGTAAATTGAGCACGAGTCGCTAGTTCAATTCCAACCGCAAAAAAACCCTTAGGGACTAGTATCTAGTGCCAGTGCTCTCCCGTTTTATCAGCATCACCGATAAATGAGTTTATCAAACCATAGTtaactactaactatgatcaaACTATAGTTGAGCAATTCCGGGCACCATTGCTTATTATGTTTACTCCACTTCAAACAGATTGTTCTGCCCTTATTTCTTTGTGAATACAAGTTTGGCAAAACGAATGGACATTACTGGCTTTTGCCTTTACcggttgaattttcaacaactaaAGGCCATTTGTGTATCCGCAACACGATAGAGTTTTATCGCCAATAAGAACGCAGGcagattaaaaaaaactgctgtcAAATTGATAAATAGCATAACCCACCATTCATCTCATGAGAATTGCTAACTAGTCAGAGTTTAAATTATGTGTACAAAAAAGACGCTGTGATAAAGTACTGGTATTATTGACTAAAGTGGTTAACCTTTAGATTTAAGTTTGAAATTTGTCTGTAAAAGGATTTTATAATCACCCAACCTGATTGTCAAGCAGCGGTTGAAGAAGGGAAGATGCAGAGCCACCTGCCCTGTATGTCTCTCTTTCATATGAACCCACAGGATCGAAGCTGTATACACATCCCTTGCCTAGTGTTAAATGCCATGAAACAGTTCAGAGTAGATGCAATCGCatgggaaaaaaacaacaacaacaaaacaacagcatCAGTATAATTACACAAACTAAAACAAGCTTCAAGAGACAAAATAAAAGGTGTCCACAATAAACGTTTTAGTCCCAGCACTATGCAGGATAACTGCCAACAGAAAAAAAGGCACAACAGCAGCTTGAAGGACCTTTTAGAAAACAGGAACAAAAGaggtcataataattattagggcACCTGCTTGCCATGGTAGCTGATACAGAATTATTTTGCGTGACCTTTAATATATCAAGGATGTGAGTATGTTtctttgttgttattttaattttatggACAAGCATGACCTGAAATTAGAGACAACTTCCATGTCTGGGCACAGGGACAAGTAAGACACAAGAGGCTATTAGTGGGAGAAAGGGGGTTTGAGCCTTACAGGGGAAATCCCAGCACAAAAACATTACCTTCACTGTCCAAACCAGCCAAGATATTGTATGTGTAGTACGGGAAAAAACGACGGTAATACAGTTCAGTGGACAACATCTGAGCAATAGCTGGGCAGCTGTGAAACCAAAATATGTAAAAAACAGATCTTACTGGTATTCTCTTTTTCATTTGCaaaaaaatgagaaagatgTTAATACAGCAACATAAAGTATTGCAGTTAAGCTACACCATTTaccaaaaaatattaataattgtttgaaattgggggtgcagcttatctgcAAGACCATTTGGAAAAGGTGCAGCAGATTTCCATGAATTGACATTTTTATGGAAAAGTACATGAAAACACTGCATAAAACTAAAACAGAGTACTGGTCATTGCCTTTGCAAGtttttggtggctcctaaaagagccatTGGTGATGTGAGTATCTCACATTTTTAAACCTTAGTGATGTTTTTTCATTGTGTCCAGTTTTCAATGGTTCAAACTAATGTGTAGCTACTAAGCTATGAACATTCAGAAGAATGAAAGCACAAAATTCTATGAAAAACTGCCTATTTAATGAGGAAATACCTGTGAACAAATAACAGAATAACATCAGTCCTATGCCATAGTTGGTGGAGGTGATGATTATTCTACTTTAGAACTAAAATTATTGTGGATACAAATGCAAAGTACTTTCCACATCAAAGTTCGCGAGTTTACATTCGACGAAGACAAATACACTCAACTTTGGATTTCTTTTGagtttttctggaaaaaaaattttttttccaaaatttgagtTGCTAAACTTGGGGCGCAGCTATTCTCTGAGTGAAGCTTATCTGCAAGTCTTTCCAGTATTTGAATCTTCTGGTCTtgtaaatcttttctttttttggagtTTATTCATAAATACCTGTCAACACTGCCCACTTCAACAAGCTTTTGCTAATTATTGCTGGTGGTGCACATTTAAGAAATAAACCTTATCTTATAAAAAGTAAATAAAGTGGGCAACAGTACCTCATTTTACTCCCATGTTCATGTTCATACATCTGGGAAAAAAACACATGGTTGAGAAGTGCAGGGGCAAATATACATACAGGTGTACATAACTTATACCCTGTTAATTTATCCATCTTAGGTCGTGGATGATATTGGAATAACCCGCAAAACAGCTGTTGCGTGCATACCTGAAGTCTGGCTGTAATAACCTTAGTCAAAGTGAGACAATCACCATGGAAACCAGCACACCCAAGAACTGTCGAGTTTGTTCTAAAGATGAgagaaattgttaaaaaagaaacatcaaCACATGCAATCTGATCTGGGATTCTTTGGAAACATACAGGTAGAAACATACTGCAGTGTATGAAATTTTGAcacatcaaagaaaaaagtgcttttcCAGTAGTAGCATAggagaatgaaaaagaaattgagaaaattgACATTTGAATTTAGAACACTGACTGTTATTATTCTATAAGAGAGTAGTCCCCCACTACCTAACCAACAGTTTCGGCATTTTcctaaatattattgtttttctcctgtgcagaaaaacaaaaacagtgagATATACCCTGAATTTCCATCCTCACCCTCATTAAAAGTGCAAGCATTATTGATCCTTTTGCACCAACCAAAatgtttttacaataacagagaGTATTAATGTGCAGTCACTTGAGATCATCACAACGCTTcaactacttaacaattagacccgtagcccgaaagggctatgagtcaatagcccatgaggctgaaggccgaatgggctattgattcttggcccttgagggcaaagggtctaattgttttagtatcacccaactagtcggacagaaaaaagcaataatagagttagcaaatgcaagttgaagaaatattttttagtggAAAAAACCAAAGACTGAATCGgcaaatttcgctactcgatgactattactattagacccctagtagcgtggccaatcaaaatgcaggatttgcattagtccgctagttgggtgatactaattactACTAGTCTTCATCAGGAAACAAGGTTGACTGTGATTGGGGCATTTCGTTCCTACATTGTTCCACTGGTAAATGTTATACTTTTAACTTACAATTTGTAAGACTTGGGACTGAATCTTGTGTGAATAGAAAACCCCTGACTTAGCCTTGTGTCGGCTGCAATAACTGAGAAATCTTCCCCAGCAATGGCTAGAATAgtgctaaagaaaaaaagcagcAAGGGATCACATGAGTATTGAGAAGTGTAACACAACGAATTTGGTACCAAGCAAGTGATTTGAACAATCAATGAACACTTCTcgttcaattaatttattcctatgTTCAAATCACAATTTTTCCACCGAAGACATAACTCCTCCACCCCCTTTATAAACACACACAACCCAAAATTCCTCTATTTACTCTGACAAAGGGCCaacacttgaaatgtcagcttcctTATCTCTTCACAATAGcaatttgacccttttcaacttgcttgatatcaaattttagtgTCTCACTTCTCCAACGATGCAACACCTTTcaactaacctttcatttacTGAGAAGTACAGTCAGATTTCTCAACAAAAATGGTCTTACAGATATTCACAAATTCATAAACCAATAGCTTTGAAACACCATTATGCATGTCCTGAGCAACAGCTTCCattcaaagtaaaataatttaactttttCTCAATCACTTTGTCACAGGAGTGCAATTTCCAACAAAGCTGGCTTTATGTTTCTTGTTTTGAGAGTGAAATTAGCTATCTGCGACCTTCATAACAAGAATAATACTGCCTTTTATTTGACAACtaagtttgtttttaaacaaTAACCATTATGCCCTACACAAATACACTTGGTCCACAGATTTAAAGTTAGTAATCTATATGAGGAACTCGTAGGTGGTTTTGCTGACTCATTTTACAACAACATCAAATAACCTTTCCTTTAATGTAGTAATTCCGCATCACTTACCCTCCATTGAAAGTATAAGGACTGAAATATTGCTGAACTGGTCCTGCTGCACTTAGCGTATCTATACCTtgcattttaataaaatttagcCTCAAGATTTTCACAAAACCTTCTTAATTCTGAACTGTACAGACATCCGTCCCATGATGCAGCTCGAGGTCAGCACTGGTCAGCGTCAATTTTGCACGAAAATACTTCATGTATATGAACACTCTCTCTGCTCGATTTTACTCCGTTAAAATGGTGAGCTAATTTTGGGTTTCACACTGGTTATACCGGATTTAATCGGTTCAGTCTTAATTAAGTCTTCTTTTTTCCTAGCTATTCTACTCGTTTTTCAAGTCATTAGTTGGAAAAGAAGTCATAGTGGAGTTGAAGAACGACCTCAGGTTAGGCGCGCATATGAAGTGACAACCTCCTCCACGTGCGATGCCAACGTCAAAAATACGTTGTTGCTCATGGCTGGTTTGTAGTGTATGATGGGAGTTACGTAGAAACTTGCCACTTTTGAAGACTGTTGTCAACGGCTGCAACCCATTCCTTTTTTTATGATTTGCTCGGGATTCCATCAACATTTACCAACCAATTTATAATATTGAAAGGAACAAAATGTTGCTGGACAAACAAAATGAACCAATTAGAGATCTTTTGCTTTTGTCGACCAACGAGACGTCACGCGACAATCCCCTGTTCCATGACATGTAAAGAAGTGGCTGGTAATTAAttggcattttttttctgttgaggCTACCAGTTACCATGCCTACAAAGGATGGAGAAGCAGCCAGTGACCTTCCTTTGAACCAGACATATTTTGTCTTACTAAAATACAATCTTCTTATGCATTCAACGAAATGGTGTACTGTACATGATAAAAGCATCTACACCTGAATGTAGGGAAACAAAAGAGGGGTTCATCTCCGAGTAAAaacagtgatattttttctttgtatcgTTAGCTTGTGCTGGAGTTTGGTTATTTCCTAATGGTGccttggctcttttgttttctctgttttaCATCCCCCGTGAGTTTGACAAGTTTTTACGTTGGGGATATGTTGAACAGGGCCTTTATGTCTTCCCTGTTTTCTGGTAAATTGTTTTAGCTGTTGTAGGTCAGCAAAACTGTGAAAGTCCCCGGTCATTGTGCCAGTGCCTTTGCATCATTTCGAGGTCACTGGCTACCTCACTGTAGAGTTGCCTAGTGGGAAATACCGCATGTGGTAAATTGTCCGCAGAAATTAAACCCAACTTCTTCTATCTGGGATAATATTCTTCTATGTAACATGAAAGCCAACCACCAAAAACTATGATAATCGATTTTAGCCAAATGAATAAATCAGTATTTAGACGTCATCACGTAATgatgacaataacaataataataattattattatcaatagtATTGTTAAGATTATCCTAATACTAATTTCATTACTTGATGGACAATTTTCTGTTTAAACAGTGTTCATGGTACACTGGACTCAGTTGATCAAGTAAGTAGCATCAGCCAACAATATTGTACAAGTCTTGGCTGCATCAGACAAAACTTGCCATTTTTCTTAACATTTGTTACAGATCTGTCCTtatctgtcttttttttctagtttctcAACATCAAATTGACAGACATAAGCCTCACAGACCCAGACAAGTATCCTCATATGGTAACAATAGCAAATTAAAATTATCAATAATAACATAAATTGTTGAATATTAAATGGCATTCCAAAAAATTTTTTGCCATTATCTAACTATTTCTTCATAAGGAGACAGGATATGTTATGAACCTCTTGACCTGCTCACATTTTATATTTTGCATTCTCCCCTTTTTATCCATGGGAAAAgatcaagaatgaaaacaagtTGCATGTATTTCTTGCATACAGAATCCTTTGAAATTCTATGTGCTTGAAGCCTATTAACAGATAATTTGTGACGAAGAGGGTGTGTTTACAGTGGTTCAAAATGTCGTTGGTGTTAATTTCTTCAAACCATTCTGATGTCTCACATTACGTTTGTGAATGAAATTAGAAATGGCAGATATTTGAACCTTACTTGACCTAGCATTCACAAGCTAAAGGAGGTACACATTCATGTTGATAAACATGGCCATATTATTAGTGACTTACTTAAGTGTTGAAATTTCCTTGCAGCTCTCtgtaaaaaattgttttatcagAGGATCAGTTGTGCGATATGTTCAGCTACCAGCAGAAGAAGTGGATACATCATTACTGCAAGATGCCACCCGAAAGGAGGCAGCTCAGAATAAGACTTAGAACTTTCAAAGTACTGAGATTGTAAATAGTCCAAAACAATTTAAAACCTCAGACAAAAAAATCTTGTTTTACTTTGAGaccatttccttctttttcttttgtaaaaacaactctaaaatcTACTTGCTGATGGTAGATTTCTTTGCCAATATTAACTTTAAAAAATCATATCGTGTGTCGACCAGATCAAGATCAGGGATGGCCATATAAgactatacaccttattccaaaatggcggccagtaaattattcttttgtttgcatgttaattagccctcttcgcctcgtcaacatgtataaaaaacaaaagaattttgaagtgaaaatgaggcaaagagggctaattaacatgcaaacaaaagaataatttactggccgccattttggaataaggtgtataattTTTGTACTGCAAGCAGGTTTTTGAAGGTGTACAACTCCTTAAGCAGAATGTTTACTAGCTCTTTGTTCAACTTGAATGTATCCTCAAATTTCACATTACAGCTGATTTAGAGACAGACCACCATACACATCCGCTTACTCTTTTTGAGTAATAAAGA
This genomic interval carries:
- the LOC136931876 gene encoding U6 snRNA-associated Sm-like protein LSm2, producing the protein MYMNTLSARFYSVKMLFYSFFKSLVGKEVIVELKNDLSVHGTLDSVDQFLNIKLTDISLTDPDKYPHMLSVKNCFIRGSVVRYVQLPAEEVDTSLLQDATRKEAAQNKT
- the LOC136931862 gene encoding proteasome subunit beta type-1-B-like isoform X2, yielding MSIFSISFSFSYATTGKALFSLMCQNFIHCSMFLPVCFQRIPDQIACVDVSFLTISLIFRTNSTVLGCAGFHGDCLTLTKVITARLQMYEHEHGSKMSCPAIAQMLSTELYYRRFFPYYTYNILAGLDSEGKGCVYSFDPVGSYERETYRAGGSASSLLQPLLDNQIGFKNQQGVTEVPLTKDKAVFLVKDVFTAAAERDIYTGDAVIISVITIDGTTEEVFPLRRD
- the LOC136931862 gene encoding proteasome subunit beta type-1-like isoform X1, yielding MQGIDTLSAAGPVQQYFSPYTFNGGTILAIAGEDFSVIAADTRLSQGFSIHTRFSPKSYKLTNSTVLGCAGFHGDCLTLTKVITARLQMYEHEHGSKMSCPAIAQMLSTELYYRRFFPYYTYNILAGLDSEGKGCVYSFDPVGSYERETYRAGGSASSLLQPLLDNQIGFKNQQGVTEVPLTKDKAVFLVKDVFTAAAERDIYTGDAVIISVITIDGTTEEVFPLRRD